One region of Ptiloglossa arizonensis isolate GNS036 chromosome 8, iyPtiAriz1_principal, whole genome shotgun sequence genomic DNA includes:
- the LOC143150573 gene encoding uncharacterized protein LOC143150573 isoform X4, with protein sequence MNALGTDTVCSNGERVGAGKGAAVMEDPQTPGSDCNSNPATDSIQQNLISSEFVQDNVEYQWFIDYGYRDGGLHVHPSVLSSLSASYSREDLGYYDDLARNLDANLAEIDMESFRTADIHTLLTALPVMCTDPVQHSEFNYQRERYASISGSVMEKLDIGSSISPHTSSQGEDSACSTADTISLCKSSLLFSPLKETPVLPPGGSYSVDSLDCEDMLLTCQVNNKNNYTIAFEGSITMYSDGSQDFENQEKQKNFETADTYYNRNTDLKNVLNLSMACSDSKIYTTWSNLKHSSVNKIMTRHPSGNNNTIPEFLQGVGNIISGTNKRSQSLPDLTQATQLQHLNIPLNFSVDSAESNNHAQQLQSSGSVMSRSINEDSSDSGEHNPTGKKIQNLSLVKLFMKQKSMSAEGMSLTLDQSDSVSDNGWPTSNSASDSGTNTNTQIQRQNINNTSKCQVPEGDFSINWVKGDLHNNQEVENQKDVFKDIPKHSSIIKEQEDKMILSASVEELSESMSKSDLTHDNDNVQNSFDIIPNTFDHQRKTAWIQSSEKKHPVCKTAGIQAIAETEDNGVQTSLVFTTPVEKENPSLKETIVNKKPVYVVYPNYALPDLSFLNIKDAKLNNVALKPQCFGKNKMNWKYTGRSGRPFSCNDIDALRQRGFSHVKDWESLTFLLPTEYKKILHDVPEVSRHININEEMKKPLFCLSPPMRHKTRPISEIIPNNSSSTSSTATQPSSGYRGSSTILTDSSTNQQTSNNTTNPLYLYRYDSISSEASLVSNDKKILRQVSKTKASCPSLPKRSISLPHGDRESDFNNGKVPPRPPLPRSILRKNKVPASKRYSMFEMGDVEEIEDQSPETNKRMSLQEPYYMNNDLQLLCRGRVIDLEKDVDEAEEKYHTEKVNETTSTGDIETENLENSEDDVKQLEEYLKRSGFSSQSSDGDTEDPDVKLRSYVRKFLALRMNKDVTKTPDMIESQKKTVSFAVNQRKKYLDNKSNTLNEQTKHCALTEERRDMNSETKALDLDEKRKMILSANKAVDLLLKYWNGESTHSRQNYSDKNECAQICLNNLCPALYAIMSDGLKPHLNSTFGPITNSVWQVVEASSQQGPLTKTLNELVQKINGEDVITEGMLKFHAFVFGLLNLRALDAWFAYLCTRESILRKHYNNNSLFVGALANTNAREVVDALLYILNPLAFCPFQLDLLYQYRQLHNSFGNLNNHTISTVNFRNVDISPKEHHFDKADVCAMVSSPRKVRPRSCVAYSNYEDKSGGTHKQDMETVKKRLSNPIGSKVFRALDKLASEDSEDYTDSLEHSPLNRASNKHHPVSVKSHSPENKTDDEDNMSGEAKFRKLQEKWELMVGKEDTKNQPTTTSPLSPTRTPTSLGKSKIPRLLTSPVKQSNAISGTAKNTKSPVSGIPSLKKPAMLSTTKTVPKKSVELRSKEVTKRISRLDQEVVGTTRTHLARPSSLPYKSYGLMSKDKNLVSPQRRAASTSLPRPTTTTTKNLSSKKPVKEVRTLTHRIPSDNGHLAFGEGEKLKVILEVDNKWLLCARGDRKGLVPRMCVYNIQT encoded by the exons ATGAAC GCCTTGGGGACAGATACTGTCTGCAGCAACGGAGAACGCGTTG GTGCAGGCAAAGGGGCTGCAGTGATGGAAGATCCACAAACACCAGGATCTGATTGCAATTCTAATCCTGCAACAGATTCTATACAACAAAATTTGATTAGTTCTGAATTTGTACAGGACAATGTGGAATATCAGTGGTTTATCGATTACGG CTACAGAGATGGAGGACTTCATGTTCACCCTAGTGTATTGTCCTCGCTCTCTGCTTCATATTCTCGGGAAGATTTGGGTTATTATGATGATCTTGCCCGTAATCTGGATGCTAACTTGGCAGAAATTGATATGGAAAGTTTTCGAACTGCAGACATTCATACTTTACTTACGGCATTGCCAGTTATGTGTACAGATCCTGTTCAGCATTCAgag TTTAACTATCAAAGGGAACGATATGCCAGTATATCTGGATCTGTTATGGAAAAGCTTGACATCGGTTCATCTATCAGTCCTCATACTAGCAGCCAG GGAGAAGATTCAGCCTGTTCAACGGCAGACACAATTTCCTTATGCAAGTCATCCTTGCTCTTTTCTCCTCTGAAAGAGACACCCGTACTACCACCAGGGGGTAGTTACAGCGTCGACTCTCTGGACTGTGAAGATATGTTGCTTACGTGCCAAGtgaataataaaaacaattataCTATTGCTTTTGAGGGTAGTATCACAATGTATTCGGATGGCTCTCAAGATTTTGAAAATCAAG agaaacaaaaaaattttgaaacagcAGACACATATTACAATAGAAATacagatttaaaaaatgtattaaatttatcAATGGCATGTTCTGATTCTAAAATATATACTACATGGAGCAATTTGAAACATTCTTCTGTGAACAAAATTATGACCCGTCACCCTTCAggcaataataatacaataccaGAATTTTTACAAGGTGTTGGAAATATCATATCTGGAACAAATAAAAGAAGTCAGAGTTTGCCAGACTTGACTCAGGCTACTCAATTACAACACCTTAATATACCTCTCAATTTTTCT gtTGATTCTGCAGAATCAAATAATCATGCACAACAGCTGCAGAGTTCAGGATCTGTAATGAGTCGATCTATAAACGAAGACAGTTCTGATAGTGGAGAACATAATCCAACaggaaagaaaatacaaaatttaagtcTTGTGAAATTATTTATGAAACAAAAAAGTATGAGTGCAGAAGGAATGAGTCTTACTTTAGATCAATCAGACTCTGTTAGCGATAATGGATGGCCTACAAGCAATAGTGCTAGTGATAGTGGTACTAATACAAATACACAAATACAACggcaaaatataaataatacctCAAAATGTCAAGTTCCAGAAggtgatttttctataaattgggTTAAAGGTGATCTTCATAATAATCAAGAAGTAGAGAACCAGAAAGATGTTTTTAAGGACATTCCAAAACATTCATCGATAATCAAAGAACAAGAGGATAAAATGATATTATCAGCATCTGTAGAGGAATTATCAGAAAGCATGTCTAAGTCGGATTTAACGCACGATAATGATAATGTTCAAAACAGTTTCGATATCATTCCTAATACATTTGACCATCAGCGGAAAACTGCGTGGATTCAATCATCAGAAAAGAAGCATCCAGTTTGTAAAACAGCAGGCATTCAAGCAATAGCTGAAACAGAAGATAATGGAGTTCAAACGTCTTTAGTATTTACGACACCTGTAGAGAAAGAAAATCCATCTTTAAAAGAAACCATTGTTAACAAAAAGCCAGTTTATGTTGTATATCCGAATTATGCATTGCCTGATTTATCGTTTCTTAATATTAAAGATGCAAAGTTAAATAATGTAGCCTTAAAACCGCAATgctttggaaaaaataaaatgaactgGAAATATACTGGTCGATCTGGTAGACCATTCTCGTGTAATGATATTGATGCATTGCGTCAACGTGGATTTTCTCATGTTAAAGATTGGGAGTCACTGACATTCCTTTTGCCTACTGAGTACAAGAAAATTTTGCATGATGTGCCAGAAGTTTCAAGGCATATCAATATTaatgaagaaatgaaaaaacctCTGTTTTGTTTATCGCCTCCAATGCGTCATAAAACGCGCCCTATAAGTGAAATCATACCAAATAATTCCTCATCTACTAGTAGCACTGCAACACAGCCATCCTCTGGATATCGAGGTTCTTCTACGATATTAACCGATTCTTCGACAAATCAGCAAACATCAAATAATACAACCAATCCATTATATCTTTACCGTTACGATAGTATTAGTTCCGAGGCCAGTTTAGTAAGTAATGATAAAAAAATCCTTAGGCAAGTTAGTAAAACAAAAGCAAGCTGCCCATCTCTTCCAAAACGATCGATCTCGTTACCACATGGAGATCGTGAATCTGACTTTAATAACGGAAAAGTGCCACCAAGACCACCTTTACCCAGAAGTATTTTAAGAAAGAATAAGGTTCCTGCAAGTAAAAGATATAGTATGTTTGAAATGGGAGATGTAGAAGAAATAGAAGATCAAtctccagaaacaaataaacgAATGTCTTTGCAAGAGCCATATTATATGAATAATGATCTACAGCTGTTGTGTCGTGGAAGAGTTATTGATTTGGAAAAAGATGTTGATGAGGCAGAAGAAAAATATCATACAG agAAAGTAAATGAAACGACTAGTACGGGAGATATAGAgactgaaaatttggaaaatagcGAAGATGATGTGAAACAATTAGAAGAATATTTGAAACGGAGTGGTTTCTCATCACAAAGTAGCGATGGAGATACAGAAGATCCTGATGTTAAATTAAGATCGTACGTAAGAAAGTTTTTAGCTCTCAGAATGAATAAGGATGTTACCAAAACTCCCGATATGATAGAATCACAGAAAAAGACTGTCAGTTTTGCTGTaaaccaaaggaaaaaatatttagaCAATAAG TCCAACACCTTAAATGAACAAACTAAACATTGTGCGCTTACGGAAGAAAGGAGGGATATGAATTCTGAAACTAAAGCATTAGATTTAGATGAAAAGAGAA AAATGATATTATCTGCAAATAAAGCAGTAgatttattattgaaatattggAATGGTGAATCTACCCATAGCAGACAGAATTATAGTGATAAAAATGAATGTGCTCAAATCTGTCTTAATAATTTATGCCCGGCTTTGTATGCCATAATGTCAGATGGATTGAAACCACACTTAAATTCTACATTTGGACCAATAACAAATAGTGTTTGGCAGGTGGTTGAAGCATCTTCTCAACAAGGTCCACTTACCAAGACATTGAACGAATTAGTACAAAAAATTAATGGTGAAGATGTTATTACAGAAGGAATGCTAAAATTCCATGCATTTGTATTTGGTTTATTAAA TTTAAGAGCTTTAGATGCATGGTTCGCATATTTATGCACAAGAGAATCCATCTTAAGAAAACATTATAATAATAACAGTTTATTTGTAGGAGCTTTAGCCAATACAAATGCGCGAGAAGTTGTCGATGCCCTCTTGTACATTCTAAATCCTCTCGCATTTTGTCCGTTTCAGCTTGATCTTTTGTATCAGTATCGTCAGCTTCACAATAGTtttggaaatttaaataatcatacTATAAGT ACCGTAAACTTTAGGAACGTTGATATTTCTCCAAAGGAACATCATTTTGATAAAGCGGACGTTTGTGCAATGGTGTCTAGTCCAAGGAAAGTACGTCCAAGATCTTGCGTTGCTTATAGTAACTACGAGGATAAATCTGGTGGTACACATAAACAAGACATGGAAACTGTAAAGAAACGTTTAAGTAATCCTATAGGTTCAAAAGTATTCCGCGCTCTCGATAAACTAGCTTCCGAAGATTCTGAAGATTATACCGATAGTTTAGAACATTCGCCATTAAACAGAGCGTCGAATAAGCATCATCCTGTATCAGTAAAATCTCATAGTCCAGAGAATAAAACGGATGACGAAGACAATATGTCCGGCGAAGCAAAATTTAGAAAGCTTCAAGAAAAATGGGAGTTAATGGTTGGAAAAGAGGATACAAAGAATCAACCAACAACGACGTCACCTTTGTCGCCAACTCGAACTCCTACGAGTTTAGGAAAATCCAAAATACCTAGGCTTCTTACTTCGCCAGTAAAACAGTCGAATGCAATATCAGGAACTGCTAAGAATACGAAATCTCCTGTGTCAGGAATTCCATCTTTGAAGAAACCTGCTATGCTTTCGACAACAAAAACTGTACCAAAAAAATCTGTAGAATTAAGAAGCAAAGAAGTAACGAAGCGTATTAGTAGATTGGATCAAGAAGTTGTAGGGACAACACGAACTCATTTAGCGCGACCTAGCTCTCTACCTTACAAGTCGTATGGATTAATGTCGAAAGATAAAAACTTAGTCTCTCCACAAAGACGAGCAGCATCTACATCTTTACCACGACCAACTACCACTACCACAAAGAATCTTTCCTCAAAAAAACCAGTTAA AGAAGTTCGCACACTTACACACAGAATTCCGTCAGATAATGGGCATCTTGCATTTGGAGAAGGTGAGAAGCTGAAAGTAATTCTAGAAGTAGATAATAAGTGGTTGTTATGTGCAAGAGGCGATCGAAAAGGTTTGGTACCACGGATGTGTGTGTATAATATTCAGACTTAG
- the LOC143150573 gene encoding uncharacterized protein LOC143150573 isoform X1, whose protein sequence is MMIVLLLCVIMKIAEFSVGRMSPPLQVPARPPHLYYSKRKRQERKYNRRPNEKCNCFLYNRAGKGAAVMEDPQTPGSDCNSNPATDSIQQNLISSEFVQDNVEYQWFIDYGYRDGGLHVHPSVLSSLSASYSREDLGYYDDLARNLDANLAEIDMESFRTADIHTLLTALPVMCTDPVQHSEFNYQRERYASISGSVMEKLDIGSSISPHTSSQGEDSACSTADTISLCKSSLLFSPLKETPVLPPGGSYSVDSLDCEDMLLTCQVNNKNNYTIAFEGSITMYSDGSQDFENQEKQKNFETADTYYNRNTDLKNVLNLSMACSDSKIYTTWSNLKHSSVNKIMTRHPSGNNNTIPEFLQGVGNIISGTNKRSQSLPDLTQATQLQHLNIPLNFSVDSAESNNHAQQLQSSGSVMSRSINEDSSDSGEHNPTGKKIQNLSLVKLFMKQKSMSAEGMSLTLDQSDSVSDNGWPTSNSASDSGTNTNTQIQRQNINNTSKCQVPEGDFSINWVKGDLHNNQEVENQKDVFKDIPKHSSIIKEQEDKMILSASVEELSESMSKSDLTHDNDNVQNSFDIIPNTFDHQRKTAWIQSSEKKHPVCKTAGIQAIAETEDNGVQTSLVFTTPVEKENPSLKETIVNKKPVYVVYPNYALPDLSFLNIKDAKLNNVALKPQCFGKNKMNWKYTGRSGRPFSCNDIDALRQRGFSHVKDWESLTFLLPTEYKKILHDVPEVSRHININEEMKKPLFCLSPPMRHKTRPISEIIPNNSSSTSSTATQPSSGYRGSSTILTDSSTNQQTSNNTTNPLYLYRYDSISSEASLVSNDKKILRQVSKTKASCPSLPKRSISLPHGDRESDFNNGKVPPRPPLPRSILRKNKVPASKRYSMFEMGDVEEIEDQSPETNKRMSLQEPYYMNNDLQLLCRGRVIDLEKDVDEAEEKYHTEKVNETTSTGDIETENLENSEDDVKQLEEYLKRSGFSSQSSDGDTEDPDVKLRSYVRKFLALRMNKDVTKTPDMIESQKKTVSFAVNQRKKYLDNKSNTLNEQTKHCALTEERRDMNSETKALDLDEKRKMILSANKAVDLLLKYWNGESTHSRQNYSDKNECAQICLNNLCPALYAIMSDGLKPHLNSTFGPITNSVWQVVEASSQQGPLTKTLNELVQKINGEDVITEGMLKFHAFVFGLLNLRALDAWFAYLCTRESILRKHYNNNSLFVGALANTNAREVVDALLYILNPLAFCPFQLDLLYQYRQLHNSFGNLNNHTISTVNFRNVDISPKEHHFDKADVCAMVSSPRKVRPRSCVAYSNYEDKSGGTHKQDMETVKKRLSNPIGSKVFRALDKLASEDSEDYTDSLEHSPLNRASNKHHPVSVKSHSPENKTDDEDNMSGEAKFRKLQEKWELMVGKEDTKNQPTTTSPLSPTRTPTSLGKSKIPRLLTSPVKQSNAISGTAKNTKSPVSGIPSLKKPAMLSTTKTVPKKSVELRSKEVTKRISRLDQEVVGTTRTHLARPSSLPYKSYGLMSKDKNLVSPQRRAASTSLPRPTTTTTKNLSSKKPVKEVRTLTHRIPSDNGHLAFGEGEKLKVILEVDNKWLLCARGDRKGLVPRMCVYNIQT, encoded by the exons ATGATGATAGTGCTTTTGTTGTGTGTCATCATGAAAATAGCAGAGTTCTCTGTGGGCCGTATGAGCCCACCATTGCAAGTCCCTGCACGACCGCCACATCTTTATTATAGCAAACGCAAGAGACAAGAACGAAAATATAACCGAAGACCCAATGAGAAGTGCAATTGCTTTCTATACAATC GTGCAGGCAAAGGGGCTGCAGTGATGGAAGATCCACAAACACCAGGATCTGATTGCAATTCTAATCCTGCAACAGATTCTATACAACAAAATTTGATTAGTTCTGAATTTGTACAGGACAATGTGGAATATCAGTGGTTTATCGATTACGG CTACAGAGATGGAGGACTTCATGTTCACCCTAGTGTATTGTCCTCGCTCTCTGCTTCATATTCTCGGGAAGATTTGGGTTATTATGATGATCTTGCCCGTAATCTGGATGCTAACTTGGCAGAAATTGATATGGAAAGTTTTCGAACTGCAGACATTCATACTTTACTTACGGCATTGCCAGTTATGTGTACAGATCCTGTTCAGCATTCAgag TTTAACTATCAAAGGGAACGATATGCCAGTATATCTGGATCTGTTATGGAAAAGCTTGACATCGGTTCATCTATCAGTCCTCATACTAGCAGCCAG GGAGAAGATTCAGCCTGTTCAACGGCAGACACAATTTCCTTATGCAAGTCATCCTTGCTCTTTTCTCCTCTGAAAGAGACACCCGTACTACCACCAGGGGGTAGTTACAGCGTCGACTCTCTGGACTGTGAAGATATGTTGCTTACGTGCCAAGtgaataataaaaacaattataCTATTGCTTTTGAGGGTAGTATCACAATGTATTCGGATGGCTCTCAAGATTTTGAAAATCAAG agaaacaaaaaaattttgaaacagcAGACACATATTACAATAGAAATacagatttaaaaaatgtattaaatttatcAATGGCATGTTCTGATTCTAAAATATATACTACATGGAGCAATTTGAAACATTCTTCTGTGAACAAAATTATGACCCGTCACCCTTCAggcaataataatacaataccaGAATTTTTACAAGGTGTTGGAAATATCATATCTGGAACAAATAAAAGAAGTCAGAGTTTGCCAGACTTGACTCAGGCTACTCAATTACAACACCTTAATATACCTCTCAATTTTTCT gtTGATTCTGCAGAATCAAATAATCATGCACAACAGCTGCAGAGTTCAGGATCTGTAATGAGTCGATCTATAAACGAAGACAGTTCTGATAGTGGAGAACATAATCCAACaggaaagaaaatacaaaatttaagtcTTGTGAAATTATTTATGAAACAAAAAAGTATGAGTGCAGAAGGAATGAGTCTTACTTTAGATCAATCAGACTCTGTTAGCGATAATGGATGGCCTACAAGCAATAGTGCTAGTGATAGTGGTACTAATACAAATACACAAATACAACggcaaaatataaataatacctCAAAATGTCAAGTTCCAGAAggtgatttttctataaattgggTTAAAGGTGATCTTCATAATAATCAAGAAGTAGAGAACCAGAAAGATGTTTTTAAGGACATTCCAAAACATTCATCGATAATCAAAGAACAAGAGGATAAAATGATATTATCAGCATCTGTAGAGGAATTATCAGAAAGCATGTCTAAGTCGGATTTAACGCACGATAATGATAATGTTCAAAACAGTTTCGATATCATTCCTAATACATTTGACCATCAGCGGAAAACTGCGTGGATTCAATCATCAGAAAAGAAGCATCCAGTTTGTAAAACAGCAGGCATTCAAGCAATAGCTGAAACAGAAGATAATGGAGTTCAAACGTCTTTAGTATTTACGACACCTGTAGAGAAAGAAAATCCATCTTTAAAAGAAACCATTGTTAACAAAAAGCCAGTTTATGTTGTATATCCGAATTATGCATTGCCTGATTTATCGTTTCTTAATATTAAAGATGCAAAGTTAAATAATGTAGCCTTAAAACCGCAATgctttggaaaaaataaaatgaactgGAAATATACTGGTCGATCTGGTAGACCATTCTCGTGTAATGATATTGATGCATTGCGTCAACGTGGATTTTCTCATGTTAAAGATTGGGAGTCACTGACATTCCTTTTGCCTACTGAGTACAAGAAAATTTTGCATGATGTGCCAGAAGTTTCAAGGCATATCAATATTaatgaagaaatgaaaaaacctCTGTTTTGTTTATCGCCTCCAATGCGTCATAAAACGCGCCCTATAAGTGAAATCATACCAAATAATTCCTCATCTACTAGTAGCACTGCAACACAGCCATCCTCTGGATATCGAGGTTCTTCTACGATATTAACCGATTCTTCGACAAATCAGCAAACATCAAATAATACAACCAATCCATTATATCTTTACCGTTACGATAGTATTAGTTCCGAGGCCAGTTTAGTAAGTAATGATAAAAAAATCCTTAGGCAAGTTAGTAAAACAAAAGCAAGCTGCCCATCTCTTCCAAAACGATCGATCTCGTTACCACATGGAGATCGTGAATCTGACTTTAATAACGGAAAAGTGCCACCAAGACCACCTTTACCCAGAAGTATTTTAAGAAAGAATAAGGTTCCTGCAAGTAAAAGATATAGTATGTTTGAAATGGGAGATGTAGAAGAAATAGAAGATCAAtctccagaaacaaataaacgAATGTCTTTGCAAGAGCCATATTATATGAATAATGATCTACAGCTGTTGTGTCGTGGAAGAGTTATTGATTTGGAAAAAGATGTTGATGAGGCAGAAGAAAAATATCATACAG agAAAGTAAATGAAACGACTAGTACGGGAGATATAGAgactgaaaatttggaaaatagcGAAGATGATGTGAAACAATTAGAAGAATATTTGAAACGGAGTGGTTTCTCATCACAAAGTAGCGATGGAGATACAGAAGATCCTGATGTTAAATTAAGATCGTACGTAAGAAAGTTTTTAGCTCTCAGAATGAATAAGGATGTTACCAAAACTCCCGATATGATAGAATCACAGAAAAAGACTGTCAGTTTTGCTGTaaaccaaaggaaaaaatatttagaCAATAAG TCCAACACCTTAAATGAACAAACTAAACATTGTGCGCTTACGGAAGAAAGGAGGGATATGAATTCTGAAACTAAAGCATTAGATTTAGATGAAAAGAGAA AAATGATATTATCTGCAAATAAAGCAGTAgatttattattgaaatattggAATGGTGAATCTACCCATAGCAGACAGAATTATAGTGATAAAAATGAATGTGCTCAAATCTGTCTTAATAATTTATGCCCGGCTTTGTATGCCATAATGTCAGATGGATTGAAACCACACTTAAATTCTACATTTGGACCAATAACAAATAGTGTTTGGCAGGTGGTTGAAGCATCTTCTCAACAAGGTCCACTTACCAAGACATTGAACGAATTAGTACAAAAAATTAATGGTGAAGATGTTATTACAGAAGGAATGCTAAAATTCCATGCATTTGTATTTGGTTTATTAAA TTTAAGAGCTTTAGATGCATGGTTCGCATATTTATGCACAAGAGAATCCATCTTAAGAAAACATTATAATAATAACAGTTTATTTGTAGGAGCTTTAGCCAATACAAATGCGCGAGAAGTTGTCGATGCCCTCTTGTACATTCTAAATCCTCTCGCATTTTGTCCGTTTCAGCTTGATCTTTTGTATCAGTATCGTCAGCTTCACAATAGTtttggaaatttaaataatcatacTATAAGT ACCGTAAACTTTAGGAACGTTGATATTTCTCCAAAGGAACATCATTTTGATAAAGCGGACGTTTGTGCAATGGTGTCTAGTCCAAGGAAAGTACGTCCAAGATCTTGCGTTGCTTATAGTAACTACGAGGATAAATCTGGTGGTACACATAAACAAGACATGGAAACTGTAAAGAAACGTTTAAGTAATCCTATAGGTTCAAAAGTATTCCGCGCTCTCGATAAACTAGCTTCCGAAGATTCTGAAGATTATACCGATAGTTTAGAACATTCGCCATTAAACAGAGCGTCGAATAAGCATCATCCTGTATCAGTAAAATCTCATAGTCCAGAGAATAAAACGGATGACGAAGACAATATGTCCGGCGAAGCAAAATTTAGAAAGCTTCAAGAAAAATGGGAGTTAATGGTTGGAAAAGAGGATACAAAGAATCAACCAACAACGACGTCACCTTTGTCGCCAACTCGAACTCCTACGAGTTTAGGAAAATCCAAAATACCTAGGCTTCTTACTTCGCCAGTAAAACAGTCGAATGCAATATCAGGAACTGCTAAGAATACGAAATCTCCTGTGTCAGGAATTCCATCTTTGAAGAAACCTGCTATGCTTTCGACAACAAAAACTGTACCAAAAAAATCTGTAGAATTAAGAAGCAAAGAAGTAACGAAGCGTATTAGTAGATTGGATCAAGAAGTTGTAGGGACAACACGAACTCATTTAGCGCGACCTAGCTCTCTACCTTACAAGTCGTATGGATTAATGTCGAAAGATAAAAACTTAGTCTCTCCACAAAGACGAGCAGCATCTACATCTTTACCACGACCAACTACCACTACCACAAAGAATCTTTCCTCAAAAAAACCAGTTAA AGAAGTTCGCACACTTACACACAGAATTCCGTCAGATAATGGGCATCTTGCATTTGGAGAAGGTGAGAAGCTGAAAGTAATTCTAGAAGTAGATAATAAGTGGTTGTTATGTGCAAGAGGCGATCGAAAAGGTTTGGTACCACGGATGTGTGTGTATAATATTCAGACTTAG